The nucleotide sequence TTTTCACTGCAGGGTAGATTGAAATACTTTTGAGTAGGACTACTCAATGTACATCTTCAGAGGGCTGCTATGCTGCAGACACAGTGAAGTGTTAAAATAATCTAGGGCTATCTTTGACCAGCATGGTAGCGTATCACAGAGTTCTGGAACATGACCTAGTAAGATGGTCAAATAAATGTTCAGCCATTGAGCCAGAGCTGTTGATTCATATAATTCATGTATTAATTGAAATATTAAGATATGCAGGTATACTTCCTGGTGACTCACCTGAATGTGAGCTGCTTCCATTTTGATGTTGCTTCGTTCACACAAGTCAGCATTGGGTGGTGTATTCTGTTTATGTTACTTTtatcttgcttctttttctttgctttttttgtaCTACTTTGGCTTCTGTGTGCTCCATTACTATTGTAATCATTCATTCAACAGCTGCTGCTTACCTTTTTAAGAATAAAGGTCCAGAGTCCTGAAGCAAAacttcaggggtgtgtgtgtgtgagagagagagagacgaagaagaggaggaggaggagcagtttggatttgttatcccgctttatcactacctgaaggagtctcaaagcggctaacattctcctttccctttctcccccaacaacaaacactctgtgaggtgagtggggctgagagacttcagagaagtgtgactagcccaaggtcacccagcagctgcatgtggaggagcggagacacgaacccggttcaccagattatgaggtTTCAGTCTTAATTGTCTTGGTTTGCtaagttttggggttttttgtttgttttggaaggaTCATTGAAAAGAGGGCACATTTTTAGCATTCTTGTATTCCATTATAACAGCAGTCACCACTGCAAATGTAGAGTATCAAGAATGCATATTTATATGTCTGGTGAGTGTTTGGCCACTACCACTATGAGCCTGAATAGAGAGCAGGAGTAGGGAACTGCTGGTCCTCCTGATGTTACTGGAATGCAActtggtttaaaaaaaccaacaacctcagACAAGTGGTATattgtataaaataaataaaaatgaaactcccatcaggcttgaccatgggccatgcagggcagggctgatgggagttgtagttcagtattttgagggccaaaggttccttatGTCTGGAGTAGAGCTCTGTTCCAAGTATGTTGTTACCATGGCAACCTTACCTCTTAATAACATCAGCCTGCTTCGAGTCCTCCGCATTCTTCCTTGTATACTGGGTATGCGATATAGTTGCTTTTGTATCAAAATTACGATCACATGAGAGGAAAGGTCAGTAGCTACGTTCTGCATCACATGTCTGTAGAACCAGAGTAAGGGAATGTAAAAACAACAGGGAGTGCAGAGGCAAcggctttttaaaataagaaatgtaGGAAGCATGAAAATGAGATGACAAATGTCCTTTATGAAGGGTGCTTTATATCAAAATCAATGTGACAGTTTTAGTAACAGACCAACAATGTACAGTGAGTTTAGCCCATCATCCATCACGCGAGGGGCTGAAATGATCTTGTGTTAATCGGATGCAGTGTGCTCTTTCTTGAACTGAGTAACAGCTTTGTCATAAATTAAAAGTAGCCTATTGTAGGAGAAATGCTATTTTTCTACCTCAGTTCTATGTGAGCATCCAGAATCTCTGTTTAGAATTCCTCCCACGCCTGTGCAGCTAACAGAGAAATATGTTAGCTGGATATGAATACTCAATCAAAGTGATACAACAGTCAGTGAATTATGAAGTATTATGTTATGAAGTGGCCTCCTGATTGTGTTGGTGAAAAGTTGGAAGATCATGTTCTGTGAGAAATGGATCCTTGATAGCTTGCAACAGgtctaaggagtctcaaaacaaaatgaaatgattCTGTATTGATTTGTACTCTCATCTTCATGTTCTTTGGGTCATCTGCAATACTGTTGTTTATGCTTTTGAGTCTGAGGGGTAGAGGTGCTGTTATTCCCTTATGCTTCATCTTTTTTATagtatgcattcaaagcagataacCAAAAGTTCAGAACAGAATTACGGAAGGTCAAGGCATCAAGGCCCTGACTGGCAACCAATCATACAAGTCGGCCAATTTGAGTCAGGGGAAGAAAGGGGCATATTTTGCCAGAGGGATAAAGCAAAAATAATTCTTTGTCAGGCATTCGGAGTAGAAAATGAGTGTTCGAGGAAATAGATCCTTCATATTCCCCTTTTGTTCCTTACTGTTTCTTATATTTGCACCAAAAAGGTGAAGGGGGTAGGAAAAGATAAGACAGAAGAGtgcagttttgccattttgtctcTTGCAAAACTCAGTCCCTAGTTCTCACAAATGGTAGATGAAGTTGTGTACCTGGATTGTACCACTTCAAACTGGCGGTGAGGGAGTGAGACATGCAAAGTGTTTCCTGTGCATGGAAAACGCGACACTCTCCTTTGCATCTGATCTTTCTCGTAACATGTTGTTTATTCTACCCTATGGCAGATCATTCTGTCTGATAAGTTTGTACCTATAATGGAAGTAGTGGAATCCAGACACATGCTTATGCTACCTGAGAAACTAGGCCTCTGAAGAAATGCAGCAGGGAGTGGTGGACTAGCAAGATACACTTAAGCCTGTTCCCTGAAAGGTCCTATGTGTTAGACCATTTCCCCAGTACTTCTGTGCCAGTTTATATACTGGTAAAAtacatgtgcatgcatgtatggTTTTTCACTTCAATAAGCCTCAGCTTATTGCGTATCTTTCTAAATAATTAGAATTTGAAAAGAAAATTAtattctaattgccttctttaggAAATTTCCTAAATTTCAAGGGAAACAAACCCTTGTGTCACAAGGAACATTAGTTTGTAAATAAATAGTTTCCAACAGGTAGACTGGCTTCCTTTTGTGGGTTTCACTTGTGGCCTGCATCTTTGTGGCTTGGATTTAAGGATTGGGgtaaggttgttgtgaagaggaAAAAGTGTAGCAGGAAACCTTTTGTCACCTGGATCCCTGAAGCTTCCCATTTGGCAGAAGCTGCAAGAGCAAAGAAAGTATAGTCTGTGAATGAGGGTTGAGGGGAAGAATTGGCTATGGAGTGATTAAGAGAAAGCCATTTCAGTATTTGAAACGGTTCTGTTACATGGGATTGTCTGGCTGGAGAATGCGTTCTGTGAAGCACATATACAAAGCCACAGCTATCACAGCAGTTTCAAAAGGTGTTCAAATAAAAATAGAGGGGGTCACAGGTGGCTATCACTAGCAGTTGTGCATCTTTTGCTAATATGAGAAAGCATAAGATAAAATGATCTTTTTTGTTGCTTACATTGAACAAACATCTGATGAAGCTTTCCTCATTGCTAACACAATACTGTAATAGTAACTGTAAATCTCTATTGCAAGCACAACAGCTGGATACTGTTAAGAAGCTAGATCAGGCCTCCCCAGCCTGGTGGGCTCCAGATATgggggaccacaattcccatcatccctgaccattggccatgctagtttaggttggtgggaattgtaatccaaaacagctggggaAAGCTAATCTGCACCATTGTTAAGAAAGGGTTCTCCCCCCATTGTGTCCAGTATTCTGTGGAATGTTTAAATGAAGGCCCCCTAAATGTTCACAACCAGTGAACTAACACAAACCAGTACTGTGCAAGCAGAGGTACACTGTGTCCATCTTCGCTTGCTTAGGGATTATGACTTTTTAGCACAGAGtggtggtggacatgtgaaatcTCTTGtgagtttttatatttatttaaaaaaacacatgctTACAAATATGTGAGATTTAAGAGCACTTTATTGTTCATTAAGGCTACTTTTAAGTACAAAAAAGATGGCCTgccaaaccttttttaaaaatctccaggTGAAACAAGGCCACAAAAGAATGATATATTACAGATTTACAAACACGGAGAGCATTGTTCAAGCTGAACTGTAGATAATGTGGCTCTGTGAAAAAAACTTCATGTAACAGTGAGGTTactctccctctgcctctttccACCCCAACCCCTTTGGCTTTCTCAGAGTAATTATGTTTCCCATAGAGTCTTTATTTCCAAATGATTATACAGAAGACAACACATCTCACTGAGCctgtaatcctaaacacagtTACTTGGAAGTATGTTCCACCAAAATCAGCAGAGTTTACTTCCAAGTATTGTGTATTTAAGATGAGGCACCAATCTTTGCCCCACCACAAATCCATTTACCTATCACAGATAGGTAAACTTGATACTGTAAAATTGTGCTTAAACGAAATGTCAAAGGAGTTACATATCCCAGAGTCCATCTACAGTCATTAGTACTTTCCTGTTAGACCGCTCAGTAGCCTGTAGCAATAACACACTAGTGGCTATTAATTGCTAATGCAGTGTTCTCATAGAATAACTGTGTTCCTGCACTTTTACTGTATTACAGACATCTACAAACAAAAAAAGATCAACTTTTTTCTCCAAacagacaaaaagagagagaatgattacagtaaagaaaagggaaaaattaaATAGCTACATATCATTAACAAATTAATTGTTCCTCAAAAAATACCTACAAATTTCTCTGTACATTCTTTACGCACAGCGTAATGATGGTCTTAAAGTTACCTATATAAAAAAGTGTGTTCTTTTTTCTCCAATTTCCTTACGGGGAGTAGGGTACCAAATGCCAAAGCAGACACAGAGCACTGGATACCCAGTATGAAGATAGTGAAATGGGTGGCAAGGGTCCTTTTcctgctttttcaaaaaaaataaaaaaataaaaataggcagCCACACTTAATATGgaacaacagaaacaaaacaggtTATCTTATGGGTCTTGGCCACCTATGCATTTTTCATATTGAATAGCTTTACTATTTTAAACAAATGTAAAAGCCAGTATGGACCCAATACTGTAACACAGCCCAGAATACATCACATGCAGTTCTGTCTTTCACCTATTCATAAATTCTCAATACAGCCAGTCTTGTCAGGTAACCCAATATAAAAAGCCCTCGTTGTGACTGTACTGGGGATTGGTGGAATGTGTGGGTGTGGCTAAGGAGTGGGGTGGGCCACAATATTTAACAAAAAGCTGAGAAGCTCATTACTACTAACACAAGCCTGTTCTTTATGCCTGCCTCTATTACCTAGTTAGTGGCTATTAATAtagcaaatgaaataaatgcaagtAACACATTTATAAccgtgttttctttttctttttaaatggaggAATGTACTGGTGCCTTGGCCTAGGTTTATAAGCAGCCTCAAAAATAAGATTGTGAAAGGCAATCTTGTCCTGGTAAAAAATATTTAGCAAGATAGCAGTTTTCTCCAACTGGTAGCTTTCATAGATATTCTTTAGATTTTTGTAACTATGTATGAAGCAGATGGTGATGCAGATATAAAATCGTTCAGTAATGAATGAAACTATAGAATTCATGTACCCCACAGCATTGTATATATACTATAAACTGCTTAATTTGAGGCCTGACCTGAGGCTGTCCATGGTTGCTGGCTGCTACTAAAGTGAATATCAAATACAAATATCAGAGTACAACTGTACCAGCAGTAAGTCTATCTAGGACTgttactgaaaaataaaaataaaactagttCTCAACGAAGGCTAATAAGTATTATATTTCTTACTGTCTATACATTAATAGATACCAgctatttttttcataaaacatgcATCTTTAAGCACTATTGAACCCTCTGACCTCAGCTCTATTCTTACAAACTGCAGTGttaagaaacatttaaaatgccCATGAATCGGTCAATTATGCAGTCCAGTTGCAAGCATTAAGCATCTGAAATCTAATAGAGAGAAAGACCTATAACCTGTATGAGACTTCCCCTTCCTAAGCAAATTTTGCTTTCTTGCTTTAAAGAGAGACAGAAACATCATCTTTAGACTTttttttcaaagcagtttgcCCTCAGAATATAAGCATCGTGCACGAAGTTGCTATGCAACTCTAGACCTCCTCCAATAGTGCAAATCATACATGACAGTTCTTTTCAAGTATATACATACAAAGTTACTTCACAAGGGAAACAAAAGCAATGGAAGCAAAACCCAGACAAAATTCTACTCTCAAGAAGCTAACCAAAGCACACAGCATTTGGGTCAACCAACTGTAcagaatggcttttaaaaaagttattactttattttatttttgcccattAACTTCCTTCTgtggtttgtctgtttgtttgtttttaaggggggcaGCAGATTTGCATCAGAGGTTTCTTTGGTAACtgaggcaggaaaaaaaaagagtgcTACATCATAAAATTTATTTCTTAGTCAAATAGTTCCTGCTATCATCTTATAAGGGCACacgtataaaaaaaaaccaagcaaataaacaCAAAATGTGTTTGAAACTAATCTCTCATATCCTCCCTCCCAAACACTATTTCAATTTGAGCACTGCTCCAAGCTCAGTCAAACCATGCAAACTGATGTTTCAGATGAAGAAACTGTGGTCCTCTCTTCATGAGACTACAGAAGGGGAATGATTATGATTGACCatgtgggaggaaggaggagaagacgACTGCCCCCTTCTAGAGGCAGATTCGGGACTACTGGACACGCCATCCTTTGCAGCTTTGATCTGAAGCCACGTTTCTCCAAGTGCTTTGGTAAAGTGGTCATCGACTGATCCAGTGATGGATACAGAGTTtgtcactggctctggctccTTGTAATTTTTGCCAAGGCTCCTGCGGAAGTGCTCTTCCACCACTGGATCACAGGCAGTGGTAGCTAAAGGGGGAAATGaagtggtggggagagaaagacgAGTAAATAACCCATGCGAGCAAAAATACTTGGCAGTTTTTTCATGTAGTGACCTTTAAAAATGCAGGAAATGACATCCCTTTCAAATAAAGTCCTAACCTACCATTTCAAGTTAATATATTTGTAATACTTAATGCACCTGTTCTTTACAGATAAGTATCACACAGAAAAGAGGCTTCTAAAACAAGAGACTGgatatttgaaaaggaaaaaggtTAATCCCATAGAGCTGTATATACCCTAGCACAAAGTGaacattccatcagcacaaggatttctgcttatgCAATGGAACATCCTCCCACACCCTTTGTTCTAGGTGTTCCACCAACCCTCTGGAGAAAATGTGGGAAGGGcatgggaagtcccattgtgcaaacaAAAACTATTATGCTGCTGAATACTGCCCATCATTTCTTTTGCGCCAGTTGGAAGTGGATCCCCAATACAACAAGCTTTCTAATATGTTTGCTTCCTTTAAAACTCATTTGGGTACATGCAGTGGAGATATAAATTCTCATTCGCAagaaagagcaaaacaaaagagATGCATTTATATTTGAAGCGGTTTTTGAAAAGGTGTACATGAAAACGGTTCTATTTCAATACGCGAGTTACAGTGCAACATGGCCAGCTACATTTTGCAGCTATGCAATACCTTTGTTTGCACACTTGCTGAAATGCCCTCCTGTAAAATTGTCGTATGAACACAATGTTGCTAATGtcagagaaaaaaaaaatgaaaccagaAAATTATGTGGGTTTAAAAAATAGGAGAATGACATTTACTAAACCCAGTCCTTGTCCTCAGGTTTCTGTTCCCTGTTGTTCACTTTCTTCTAGAAAAAGTCATTATTTGCATGTTGTCTCTAATATATAATTTGTATCTGGCCCCTATATAAAACTGATACTGTCATATAATCTCAAATTCAAGGGTACCAGAGCAAATGAGTCACGTTTAGGTCCAGTTGAAATCAGTTGGGTAACTTAGGTCTCTCATTTCAGCAGTACATGACTGTGCATGACTAACCTGCTCTGGATGCAACCCAAGAGGAGACAAGGATGCTTCCCTACTTGTGTGTTTTATGCAAGAATACACTCTTAATTAGTTGAGCTAGCACTACAGTTCCATATTTAATGCTACAGAAGATAGCAACAGTAAGACCCACAATTGGATTTAAGAAAATATGCTCAAAACAATGTTGAAGCAACACCAGGTCTACATTTTCCAAgcacaaaagtacaaaaaatGTAGCTGGGGGGAACCTTGATTTTTCTCCATCCGTTACATTTGCTCGTAAATTCTGGCATGAATCAAGCTTTCTGCTGCCAAAAGACAGGGAGGAAGATCCCAATAAAATTTCTATTCCAGCACACAATTACAGATTTAATTTGACCCTAGTATACCCTCTCCCTTTTATACCCGCTCTACTCTTAATTTGTTGCACATGTTAAAGAGTTATTTGATGGCCATATGAAGCTTTCAAGTCCTCAGAAGGAAAACTAGAGATCCAGCAACATTACTTACTGCTAGATGGTCTCCGGTAACTGGCTGGCATGGCAGTTCCACATCCACTGTGTGCGATCGGACAATGAGATAGATTACAGTTACGATTGATTGCAGAGGCACATGTGATTACAGATGGACGGTTCTGAGGGGCAGAGTAAAACACAATCAATAAGCACAGTTATGCCTCTAAGTAAAATGAAGAGTTGTTCATTTTTCCAGCAGaacaaggcacacacacaaaataaaatggtAGCTGCTAGTGAGTATAAGCAGCAAAATGAGAAAGCCAAAAATATCTGGTATCAATAAACAGCTTTCTATTTAGTACAACACACAAAGTTCAAGCACACTAAATTTGGAAAGCACTCAATTAGCAGAAGAAGATCTGCAAATTCAAAATACTCCTGTAGTATGGGGATTAATGGCAGGACAACAGAAATGGATTTTGCAAGCCTTTATGTTCACCAAGGGATTTAGGATGGAATTCAGTGTAGTGCCAAGAGTATGCACACAGCAACAGGGTGCATTCACACAACAGGAATTCCCCCTAACCTGTTCTTCCATTTCCCCCagccccccagagcagatttaggggataGGGAAAACCTTGTATCACAAGTGGACCTCATTCCGTGcatgcaacaacttagttgaatctcGTCCTTCTATTTCAAGCCCTGAAAGATAAGCACCCACTATCTATTACGCAATGCTCTAAAGACCTTAACACGCTTGCCACATTTGAACACTTTATAAGCATCAACTTATTTTGGCTACCTGCTTGGACATTGGGAGGGCATATACCAAGCCATATGTGTAGACTAAGATGGATGTATTGATGGTTGTTGTATTGTGAGCTAAACTGGGGAGGTTTCCTGCTTTTCCTGattcttttctctgttttttttaataaatttgcaataaaaacaatttaaaacttcTATATATCCACCAGGAAGGTGAAAGAAAGAGGATGGGGGGGAAATTATGCAACCATGTTCGGATATAAAGCATGAAGAATCTGCATGTTGTTTTGGGGCTGTAGATAGTGCATGTCACTAAGTGTGAAATGGGCTTATCACAAAGATGGCTGGCAGTAATTGCTGTgacttcagctgctgctgctaatgcagaaCTGGTACTGGGCACAACCATGATCAGCCAGTTCACACAATAAACCTACGCACAACATCTGTATACCCCAAAGAAGGTTGCAAGACCActcactgaaagggggggggaattcttttttttaaataagctttCTTAATCAATCTTCTTATGTTACaatattaaacaaaaatatattaccGTACATTGTTTCATATTTCTCATTATACATACATTATTCTGTACACTTTTACATCTcaaaatataaaaagaattaaaaaaacacaaaaaaccaccaaGAACAATAACCACCCAACTTAAAAAgacaaaaactaaaacaaaacaacaaattttCTTCAATCACATAAATAACCTAAACATAATGGACTTCCTATCAAACCCAACTGTATATTGCAGCCATACAAATGAATGTACTTCAACTTACTatattttttctttatatatCTCTAATACATTCTAATATCAACAAGTACCTATACTACAATTTATCATGCTCTTTCTGCCTCCAAGGTTACTCAAATGCTGGCATAGCTAATGTATCTTTACTATATTTCTGGACATATAATTTATATCTATCCCATTTTCCCTGAAATTTTTGTTTGGAATCACCTctcagactacagtggtacctctggttatgtacttaattcgttccggaggtccgttcttaacctgaaactgttcttaacctgaagcaccactttagctaatggggcctcccgctgctgctgcgccgccagagcacgatttctgttcttatcctgaagcaaagttcttaacctgaagcgttatttctggattagcggagtatgtaacctgaagcgtatgtaacccgaggtaccactgtattagtcaACTGAGCCATTTTGGCAAACTCTTGCAATTTATTCTGCCACtctatggaagggggggggggattcgatGTATGAACTGGTCCTacatgagacagagagagagaagaaggaggtCTTCTCAAAGACCTTCCCCAAGGTCCACCCCTCCCTTTCTCTTGCCTGCCATCCTCACCACAAGCAGAGATGAACGCTCAAACCAGACAACTGCCCTAGTGGCACAAACTGTAGCTAGTCCAAAGCCATAACTTAAGAACTATGCTGCCTAAGGTCAAAACAGAAGGAGACAAAAGAACTTGGCTGCTGCTAATACTAGCAACCCCATGTCAGTCTATTCCCCCTTTTTGGGATCTAGTTCTACTTTGGCTGGCAAGTACAAGCAAGCACAGTAAAGGATGTCTGGACACCTGTAAGTAGGAACATGCATTGCTGTTTTTGGTGACAGCCACGTATTCTCCGTATGGTGTACTTCCTCCCCTGATCATAAGCAGGGGTAGCCTTGCCATCTACCAACGTGGAATGATCTGCTTCACCTGGCACCATTAAGTGAGGAGATAGGGGGTGGCACAAATTAGTATTAGTGGGTTCAGCAAGGCTGGCAATGTTCTTCAAATACAAAGAGCATCTCTATGGCCAAAGAACGCCAAAATGCAAACTTTCAttgcaaaaaaatataaatttcatttagtaatttttgttctgtaaaatTTTATCCATTCTTTCTAGTTTGGCCAGGTTtataaaagaaatgcaaattttcctggcaataaaaatataaattttgcTTATATTTTGTTATGTTAAAAATTATCCATTCTTTCTATTTTGGCCAGgtttagaaaagaaaattaacTAACAATCAAATAACTGATGTTATACATTCAACTAAGACTCAATAGTGAATTATATTTGAATATCTAAAAGTGTGACACTGaatttgcttttttcttctttagtaATGTAATCAATTTTTTAGGGAACCTTTGGTATCTATGCTACTAATTACTTCTACAAGTTtaattttagagaaaatgtgctaATTTAAAAATCATTGGTAAAGTagtactataaaataacagttgtaacaatatgttaaaggtaagtaaaaaaATTAACAGTTTTAGACTTAGTCCcataagtagtagcagttgccaggacattaccACATTCACctctacagtcataccccgggttgggCACGCTCCGTGTTGCACACATTCAGATTgtgtactccgctaacccagaagtgcaaCACAGAGCACAgacacttctgcacatgtccGTGCggtccacgcatgcgcagaagcgttctgcacagttcGTGAATGCACAGAAGCATGAAAGCGCCGTCCGGGTTGCGCACTGTTCGGGGTGCAgacggcaccccggaacgaattcagtgcgcaacctgagctaccactgtacatagCTCCAGCCTTATGTTAGATATTGTGATATACTGAAATATCACAATATTTAACTGAttatatattgtgatgttgaaaaccagattaaCGCCCAGCCCTACACCCTTGCACATAGTAGGTTTGGGAACTGACACTTGGAACCTGCAAGGGATGGTCAGTAGCACAGCTCTCATTAGTTGCTACATGTGTTGACCCAGAGCTGTCAACTCAACCAGTGACGCAGGAAAAGTAGAACGCTTCGGTAGACAGAACGCTTAGGTAGATTAAGAACATTAATTCATCATCAACTGGAGTTAACCACACCTTTTCAAAGCAGATCATATGTATTTTATGGGTTTATTTTACAACCCTATGGCAAACAGAGCTCGAGACACTCCAAAGAGCAATGAGCTGACATGGAACTTGAACCCAGGACCAAATTCAAGACTATCACCTGGAGAGTCCTGGTTCGCTGAGATTAGTTTAGAAGCCTGCTCAAAAGGGGCCAAGCCTTTCATCCTTTATGTGCTTTAGCCGCAAAAAACTCACATGACATAGGAACCAGCAGAGAGATTTCATTGTTTAACAAAAGTTCAGTCAAAGCACCCTAAGAAGAGATTATATTTGACTGCAAGATCAAAGATAGTCAGGCTTCAGCAATCTAAAAACAAAAGCGACAGGTTGCTGCTGTTTGTTCTGCTTCTATGGAGAACAAAGCCATTTGCATCTTCCTGAACCAATAGCAAATTCAAACATGCCTAGGATACTTATTACCAAAGGAAAGAGAGGAACAGTGAGGAATATTTAGTCCCACTGATTTAATCCTTTTTATTCTTCACAATGACTAGGTACAGTGTACCCTATATATAGGCGAATGAATAGAAAACAGCCCAATTACATTTGTAATAGGAACTACGTGGATTGAGTTGACCTGGCTGCTTCCTCTGCAGGGTTGTGGATCTTGCTGGTATGAAAAGCACTTCTCCATGACTCCAGTAAAGAGGAGAGGGCATTGGCATGGTAGCTTTGGTAACGTATGATTACACTTGTGGACACCCTCCTTTCACCATGTACAGACAacaccattgaaatgaatggaagcaaTGCAAAAGAGCTGCTTGCCAACCTTTTtctctctattaaaaaaaacatgattAACATAATATCGGCAAGCAGCATCCAATTTCAGACAAGAGTTCAATCACGTTCCAAATACAACAAAACGTCTAACCATCTGGCCATAACCTCCCAAGTATAATCCAGTAAAAACAGTTCCCAATGTACTTTTAGAGTGACAGAGCTGGCTGCCAAGCTGAGAAACAATAGTAAGACTTATCAAAGAGCCGTAATGTCGTCAATGGGAGCCTCTCCCTTCCTTGTCTGTCATCAGAACCAGCTACAGAGAGGCAGTGGTGTATGCAGAACAGCAAGAGCTGGGCTCGTACAATGGATTATACAAAATAATACACCAAATGAAAACGCAACGCAGGGCAGAGTACAGATCACATCCCAgatatatacatacagtatataaggaTTTCAGAGCAACTATGAAGTGCCAAATAAAAGTGTTAAAGAAACACTTAAGAATGCTGAGTGAGAAGttctccaaacttttttttttaattcccgaACTTCCAAGAGGAATGCTTGTGTGATTATGCTTGTAGTAAATCAGCTGAATACATTAGCAAGCATGTCTGCGCTATCATCCTAGTTCACATAGGTTGCAATTGCCAATATGCCATTTGCTTTATAAACTATCATGCttctggacttccggcgaggtcgccatcacgggcggtcgtgggttgcctcggcagcgaggcgacccatccagcccgggg is from Lacerta agilis isolate rLacAgi1 chromosome 2, rLacAgi1.pri, whole genome shotgun sequence and encodes:
- the VGLL4 gene encoding transcription cofactor vestigial-like protein 4 isoform X3 encodes the protein MIKVRMKAANGDYRKEHRDRSRSPIERAAAPTMSLHTNHIYASIPSLPMDQPLALTKNSMDATRSVSITPTMTSVERQQNRPSVITCASAINRNCNLSHCPIAHSGCGTAMPASYRRPSSTTTACDPVVEEHFRRSLGKNYKEPEPVTNSVSITGSVDDHFTKALGETWLQIKAAKDGVSSSPESASRRGQSSSPPSSHMVNHNHSPSVVS
- the VGLL4 gene encoding transcription cofactor vestigial-like protein 4 isoform X4, which codes for MKAANGDYRKEHRDRSRSPIERAAAPTMSLHTNHIYASIPSLPMDQPLALTKNSMDATRSVSITPTMTSVERQQNRPSVITCASAINRNCNLSHCPIAHSGCGTAMPASYRRPSSTTTACDPVVEEHFRRSLGKNYKEPEPVTNSVSITGSVDDHFTKALGETWLQIKAAKDGVSSSPESASRRGQSSSPPSSHMVNHNHSPSVVS